Part of the Woronichinia naegeliana WA131 genome, TGAGGGGTGGACAATCGTGCTCATGGACAGGGCTAGCCGCTTTATTTGGCATTTAAAATGTGGTAAAAAAGAGCAGAAATTATTTCTAGAAGCAATGATGACGGTAGCGGAATTATTTGAAAGGAGTGCAGAATCTCTCCAGTTATTTACAGATGGAGAAAAGCGATATAGTCAACTGCTATTTAATATTTGTCACGAAGTATTAAGGACTGGGAAGCGAGGTCGTCCCACCAAAGTATTACCGAAGGGTATGGTGGTAAGATTAAAAAATAAGAGTAGTAAACGTCGAGATTCTGAGGGTAAACTAGAGAAAGTAGAAACTCCGAAAACTGAACATCCTGAGACAACAGAAAAACCAGAAGACAAGGATGTTCATGCCAACCACGTTGAGGCATTTAATAGTTCTCTACGACGCTATTTAGCCGCCTTTCGTCGTCGAACAAATACTTATGCTAAATCTGTTGTGGGATTACAGCGAGTGCTAGATATTTTCTGGATGGTTCATAACTTTGTTCGCAGCCATTTTACGACGAAAAAAGTTCCTGCGGTAGCTCTCGGTATAATTCAAAAAGGGTTAACTTGGGAGGACTTACTCCAAATTCGCCTGATTTGTTGAACCTCTTGTATTGCAACGTTTGTAGCTTCTAGCTAGACGATACCAGTGCCTTCTTTTTGTTTTGACACGGTATTCGGATGCAACGCTTCTGCCAAGGCACCTAAGTAACCAGAGGCATGATAGAAATCTAATATCTGTTCTTCCGTTTGCTTTTCTAAAAACTT contains:
- a CDS encoding IS1 family transposase; the protein is MSTLNKSSIDLLSDIGLPQEKEEALFQKNCPHCYSEKVKIHSHYQTKGNGERKMFICQECGSCFAETYGSVIAGLETPLSEIVKVLKARMEGIGLNAAARVFGYAKTTILNWEKKLSGLQETLFLYALVNEFVKLVIEGDELYTKVGKNKEASASEGWTIVLMDRASRFIWHLKCGKKEQKLFLEAMMTVAELFERSAESLQLFTDGEKRYSQLLFNICHEVLRTGKRGRPTKVLPKGMVVRLKNKSSKRRDSEGKLEKVETPKTEHPETTEKPEDKDVHANHVEAFNSSLRRYLAAFRRRTNTYAKSVVGLQRVLDIFWMVHNFVRSHFTTKKVPAVALGIIQKGLTWEDLLQIRLIC